A single Cannabis sativa cultivar Pink pepper isolate KNU-18-1 chromosome 7, ASM2916894v1, whole genome shotgun sequence DNA region contains:
- the LOC115697099 gene encoding short-chain dehydrogenase reductase 2a, which produces MYLQTETMAAQVMPEQPLHGIHILARENNTPIPRRLEGKVAIVTGGARGIGEATVKLFAKHGAKVVIADVEDTAGKILAETLGSSVTFLHCDVSSEDDVENLIESTVSRYGQLDILFNNAGILGSQSKGRKSIMEFDADEFDCVMRVNVKGVALGMKHAARAMIRRGGGGCIISTASVAGVMGGLGPHAYTASKHAIVGLTKNAACELGRYGVRVNCISPFGVATPMLVNAWRSDGGDDGDDGDDECMRFGGGNGMPCSEREVEKMEDFVRGLANLKGPTLKARDIAEAALYLASDESRYVSGHNLVVDGGVTTSRNCVGL; this is translated from the exons atgtacTTGCAAACTGAAACCATGGCAGCCCAAGTCATGCCTGAGCAACCTCTTCATGGAATTCATATTTTAGCAAGAGAAAACAATACCCCAATTCCCAGAAG attgGAAGGAAAAGTGGCTATCGTTACTGGAGGAGCGAGAGGAATAGGAGAAGCAACAGTAAAACTCTTCGCTAAACACGGCGCTAAGGTAGTAATCGCCGACGTAGAAGACACCGCCGGTAAAATCCTCGCCGAAACCCTAGGTTCATCGGTAACATTTCTCCATTGTGACGTCAGCTCCGAAGATGACGTGGAGAATTTAATAGAGTCCACCGTGTCACGTTATGGCCAGCTGGATATTCTGTTCAACAATGCCGGAATTCTCGGAAGCCAATCTAAAGGAAGAAAGAGCATAATGGAATTCGACGCAGACGAATTCGATTGCGTCATGCGTGTCAATGTCAAGGGCGTCGCCCTTGGCATGAAACACGCCGCCCGAGCCATGATCCGGCGGGGTGGCGGCGGATGTATTATATCCACCGCCAGCGTTGCTGGAGTCATGGGCGGGCTAGGCCCGCACGCCTATACCGCCTCGAAGCACGCAATAGTCGGTTTGACTAAAAACGCGGCCTGCGAGCTGGGGCGGTATGGGGTTAGGGTTAATTGTATTTCGCCTTTCGGTGTGGCGACTCCTATGCTTGTGAATGCGTGGCGATCGGACGGTGGCGACGATGGcgatgatggtgatgatgaaTGTATGAGATTTGGAGGTGGGAATGGGATGCCATGTAGTGAGAGAGAAGTTGAGAAAATGGAGGATTTTGTTAGAGGACTTGCTAATTTGAAAGGTCCAACACTAAAAGCAAGGGATATTGCTGAGGCAGCTCTTTATCTTGCTAGTGATGAATCTAGATATGTTAGTGGGCATAATTTAGTTGTAGATGGTGGAGTAACTACCTCAAGAAATTGTgttggtttgtaa